The DNA window CGTCGAGGTGGCAGGCGCCAAGTTCGACGACATCGCCACCGTGGCCGGCAAGGAGCTCAAGCTCAACGGCGCCGGGCTGCGCACCAAGGTCATCTTCAAGGTGTATGCGGCCGGTCTGTACCTGGCCGAAAAGAAAACCACCGTCCCCGACGTGCTCGGCGCGACCGGCCCGCGCCGCGTCAGCATCGTCATGCTGCGCGATGTCAGCTCGGATGATTTCGGCAAGTCCTTCATGGAAGGCTTGAGTTCGAACACCGACAAGATCGAACGCACCCGCATCCTGCCGCAGACGATGAAGTTCGGCGAAGTGTTCGCGCAGATCCAGACGCTGAAAAAAGGCGACCAGATGCTGCTCGACTGGATACCGGGCGAGGGCACCCAGTGCTATCTGAACGGTAAAAAGTTGGGGGAGTTGATGCCGGATGTTGCGTTCTATAACGCCGTGCTGCGTATCTGGCTGGGCGACAAGCCGGTGGACAGCTCGCTCAAACCCGCCCTGCTGGGCGAGCGGTAAAACCAAACCCGCATCCTTTTAGCGATACGCTAGCCTTACCGCTTAGGGGTCTGACCCCATACGGGGTCAGACCCCGGTTGGCCGTGCGGGTTTAGAAAATCAGGCGCGCGAAGCCATCGCGCGCAGCTCGGCGGCATGGCTCGCACCGCATTCGCTGGTGTTGAGCATGCGCTTGAGCATCATCGCATCGCGCATCTGACGGCGTTGCAGGCGTTCTTCCTTGGTCAACTTCGGTTTTACGATCAGCATGGCCGCGCGCGCGACGCCGCGCAGCAGCGGTTTGAACAAAACCAGCAGACCCACGGTGACAACGGCGACCAGCGCCAGCTGTATAGCGGTGATGAACGAAAGAGCTTGCAGTACTGAGATGATGGTAGACATGATAGACCGGTGCATTTAGAATCAAGTTAACTATAGTGCAGCGCAACATAAGTATCCAATTTACTTCCACGATAACAATTATTCGTTTGGTGAATGGCGAAGTTTATCCTTGACGAGAAATCCGTATTTCTCGATACTGTCTTATCCTATTTTCATACTACCTGAGCCAACATGAGCTTTTTGACGCTGGACTTGAATTTGTTACGCGTCTTCGACGCCGTGATGACAGAACAAAATCTGACACGCGCGGCCGGCCATCTGGCCATGACCCAGCCCGCCGTCTCGAACGCGATCAAGCGTCTGCGCGAGAGCCTGGGCGACGAATTGCTGATACGCACCGCCTACGGCGTCAAGCCGACGCCGCGCGCCGAATCGCTGTGGCCGTCCGTGCGCAGCGCGCTGGCCAGCCTGGAGGCTGCCGTGGCGCCGGAGACCTTCGACGTTTCCGCCGCCCACGCGACCTTCCGCATGGCGATGGCCGACGCCACCGCCGCCTTCTGGCTGCCGTCGCTGATGCGTTCAATCGAAGTGGAAGCGCCCGGCGTGAACGTGCGCATGGTGCCATTGACCACGCGCGAACCGCGGCCGATGCTGCTGCGGGGCGATATCGACCTGGCGGTTGGCTTCTTCCCTGGTGTGGCGGCGCAGCTGTCGTACGAGACGGGTTCGCCGATCCGCCATGAGCGACTGTATTCCGGACATTACGTTTGCGTGATGCGGCGCGACCATCCGCTGGCCAAGGTCGAGCTGAACCTGGATAACTATTGCAAGGCCAATCACCTGTTGGTGAGTTTCTCGGGCCGCGCGCATGGTCTGGTCGACGAGGCGCTGGCGCAAATCCAGCGCGAGCGGCGGATTTTGCTGACCGTGAACCAGTTCTTCACGGCGGGGAGGGTGGTGGCGAACTCGGATCTGATCACCGTGTTGCCGCGTCACTTGATCGCCTCGACGGGCATGACCGACGCGTTGATCGCCAAGGAATTGCCGTTCCAGCTGCCGGCGGTCCACCTGGACATGCTGTGGCACGAGCGCGATGCGCGCAGCCCGGCGCACAAGTGGCTGCGTATGCATCTGGAAGGCATGAATCAGGTGGCGGCGCGGACCGCGCCGGGCAGCTCGCCGAAGAAAGACACCGCCTGATTGCTCGCTCGGGCGTTTAACCCGCAAGGCGGCGCACAGGGGTCGTACCCTGCGGGTACGACCCCGCCTTTCGGGGTTACCGCGCGGCTCAATCCACGGCTAACCCGCCCAGTCGATCAGTGCTTGGTGCTGGAGCGGTATCCGATCCGGAAACCACCCCAATGCTTGCCGTTGACATAAATCGGCGCCGACAGGTCGTGCATCACTTCCCCCGTATCGCGCTTATACGTCTGCAACAAAAACGGCTTGATGTTCGAGCCGCAACGCTTGCCCGTGCGATCGCTGAAAATCCGCTTGGTGCGATTGTTGACGATATCGACGTCATAATTCCCAGTCAACGGCTGCGAAAACTTCTTGTTGTGGGTGGGGAAATAGCCGTTGTTATCCACAGCACCCGCGTAAGCCAGCTGCGGCATGGACACCAGCAGCGCCTCCTGCAATGAAGGCAGCACGCGATCCGTAAAATCATCGAACCTCGTCTTATGCTTGGGAGGATCGGTATTCGGAATCGGCGTATAAGTCCGGTCGAACAACGCATCCCGGGTAATCTTGCCCGACGACAGCGCCGCTTCGAAAATCCTGCCCACTTCCTGCGCCGCCTGCTGCGCGGCATGCCGGATCGCATCGTGCGACGTGGCGAT is part of the Oxalobacteraceae bacterium OTU3CAMAD1 genome and encodes:
- a CDS encoding chalcone isomerase family protein — translated: MRRRQLIKSLVAGAVGAACVQLPAFATVEVAGAKFDDIATVAGKELKLNGAGLRTKVIFKVYAAGLYLAEKKTTVPDVLGATGPRRVSIVMLRDVSSDDFGKSFMEGLSSNTDKIERTRILPQTMKFGEVFAQIQTLKKGDQMLLDWIPGEGTQCYLNGKKLGELMPDVAFYNAVLRIWLGDKPVDSSLKPALLGER
- a CDS encoding LysR family transcriptional regulator, with the protein product MSFLTLDLNLLRVFDAVMTEQNLTRAAGHLAMTQPAVSNAIKRLRESLGDELLIRTAYGVKPTPRAESLWPSVRSALASLEAAVAPETFDVSAAHATFRMAMADATAAFWLPSLMRSIEVEAPGVNVRMVPLTTREPRPMLLRGDIDLAVGFFPGVAAQLSYETGSPIRHERLYSGHYVCVMRRDHPLAKVELNLDNYCKANHLLVSFSGRAHGLVDEALAQIQRERRILLTVNQFFTAGRVVANSDLITVLPRHLIASTGMTDALIAKELPFQLPAVHLDMLWHERDARSPAHKWLRMHLEGMNQVAARTAPGSSPKKDTA